Proteins encoded within one genomic window of Brachybacterium muris:
- the ndk gene encoding nucleoside-diphosphate kinase, producing MTSQRTLVLLKPDAVKRGLRGEIIRRIEAKGYTISALAQRTATDDELSAHYAEHEGKPFYPGLVEYMGAAPLVALVLEGEGVIAGFRSLAGATNPTEAAPGTIRGDLAREWDLPVIQNLVHGSDSVESAAREISIWFPELG from the coding sequence ATGACTTCACAGCGCACTCTCGTCCTGCTCAAGCCCGACGCCGTCAAGCGCGGCCTGCGCGGGGAGATCATCCGCCGCATCGAGGCCAAGGGCTACACCATCTCCGCCCTGGCCCAGCGCACCGCCACCGATGACGAGCTGTCCGCCCACTACGCCGAGCACGAGGGCAAGCCCTTCTACCCCGGCCTGGTGGAGTACATGGGTGCCGCACCCCTGGTCGCCCTGGTGCTCGAAGGTGAGGGCGTCATCGCCGGTTTCCGCTCCCTGGCCGGCGCCACCAACCCCACCGAGGCCGCCCCCGGCACCATCCGCGGTGATCTGGCCCGCGAGTGGGACCTGCCGGTGATCCAGAACCTGGTGCACGGCTCCGACTCGGTCGAGTCCGCCGCCCGCGAGATCAGCATCTGGTTCCCCGAGCTGGGCTGA